DNA sequence from the Coffea eugenioides isolate CCC68of unplaced genomic scaffold, Ceug_1.0 ScVebR1_1691;HRSCAF=2586, whole genome shotgun sequence genome:
aaaaaaaaaaaacgaaaaaacacagaaaacgACATCGTTTTATTTTggctccaaaacacttgctgaAGTACTGTGAAGTTTCATTTTGCCGGCAAAAGGActtggtgaaaattttcttcttctcatcTCTCTCACCTCTCAGCATACAAGCTATCTCGGCCAGTCCAGAATGTTGGTAGCAATCGAAGCTATCTCCGCAAACAACCATCTTCATCTTTTCTAACCTCAACTTTAAATCCCTCGGCTAAGACATCTGGAAGGGCAAGCAGGAAGTAAAAGCTGAAGAACGGAGCTCTACATTGGGAAAGCGGGAAGATACTTCAGGTGCGCATATCTTGTTCCAAAATTGAAGTGGTAAACACAATGAAGCTGTTGCCCATAACCTGTTCGATAAAATGTCAATTCCCccctgtttttcatttttttctgtgAATCTCTTTTAATGTTAATATATGAAACTTAGTTGTAATTGAAGCTCTGTTTAGGCTATGAATAGAAATCGACTTGGAAGCTCTTTGATGAAGATCAAAATAGCAATGGGGTGACTAGAATGACCTTTTTGCAAGACAAGTGCAAAAGTTTAAGAAATAGGTTGatgaaaattaatatttaagGACTTAATTAATGGACTTCTTGTTGAACTGCACATTGGTCATAGATGACATAGCACCCTTACTAATTTGGCCATAATGTGGTATACCCAGCTAGCAAAACTAAAGTTTGAAAGATGGATTGAAGGAAATACTCGAAAGATTGAATCAAGAAGAAACTTTTGGAGAAGAATGAAACTTTGGATGCTTTGGAAAGTAGGGAAAGAGAGGGATTTACAGGAGAAAAGGAGGTGAAGGAGTGCAACTACCCCAACGAACTTTTAATTGTGATGGCGCGTAGGCATTGAATTTACCAGACAAGAAAATAGCAGGATTTCGTGTAAAACTGTATTGTATTTTTtagtcttttttcttttttttcttcccctaTCCATTTTCTTGTCGAACTTCCACCCCTCCCAGTTCAGGATGACATAGCACCCTTACGGGttctgttttttttcttctcaatttAGTCCTGTTTCTAGATCAATTAGCTGAACAGTCATAGCAACTTAAAAGAATCCTGGGACCAAAAAAAGATTATGagtataaaataaaaagctagatagattctcttctttctttcacaTTTCACTACACACCAGAGATGTATCTATACTTTGATGGAAATTTAGTAAGATTCTTGAATTTCACCTTTAGTCTTCATGCTCATGTGTTTGTTTAACCTTTGACATTTCAGATTGAAGTTAGGAGTTTTGCGAAGACGCGAGTGCAGGAGTTGGTGCGAAGGGCTTTGTTCTGGTATTAGGTAAATATAATTTCTATCCGCTTGCTTGCAAATTCTGTTTTTACAGATTGTTGAGAAATTTTACATTTTGTtgatttcctttatttgttggGCTGCTTTATTTAGTAGACTGTAAATTCTTGAACTTGAAATTAGGGACTTGTAAGCCATGGCCTGAGTTTAAAAAATCAGGGCGCTTCTTATTCTCAATGATTTTATGGGATTTGTCTAGTTTTCTATATAAGTACTAATGTGTAGTTGTTGTTTTCATGCTCTTGGAAGCTTGTTGGAGGACATTTATTTATATTCAAAGTATGGATAAAAGATGGATGGATTTTCCAAGAACAAGTGAAAAGTACGAGACAGGACTTCAAATGTTTCTAAACTTTGCATTTTCCAGATCAAGTTGTGACGGAAAGATTTTGTGTCCTTGCAAAGATTGCGGCATGGGTGTTTGTGTGACAAAAATGGAAGCATATGATCATTTGAAAGTGGTAGGATTTATCAAGGGTTATAATAATTGGATAGCACATGGAGAACTTTCAAACTACAATGAAGCCACATCTAATTCTGAAAATACATCAATTGGGGTTTCAAATGGGACTAATGACATGCAAGACTTGGTCCATGATGTATTTGGGATACCACATGGAACAAATGAATTGAATAGAGAAGGGGACATTCCTGTTTCAGATGctgaaaaattttacaaattgatTGATGATTCTCAACAGGATTTGTACAGTGGTTGCAAAAATTTCTCGAAATTGTCTTTCATTATTCGTTTGCTTCACCTAAAATGCCTGGGTAAGATGAGTAACAAGATTTTTAATACGCTTGTTGAGCTGTTGAGAGAAGCATTTCCAAAGGCCATGACTAATTTGCCTTCTTCTTACTATGAGGCTGAGAAATTGATGAATACATTGGGGCTGGGTTATGAAAAGATCGATGCATGTCCTAATGATTGTTCTCTTTATTGGGGTAGTGCTGAAAAAAGAACTTCATGCGAAACATGTAACGAGCTTAGGTGGGTTGCTTCAGAAAATGATCCAActggtgaaaaaagaaaaatccctCAAAAAGTATTGTGGCATTTTCCTTTAAAATCTAGATTACAAAGActatttatgtcttctaaaattgcatctcaaatGAGATGGCATGAGGAAAAACGTACAAAAGATGGTTGTATGAGACATCCAGCTGATTCTCCAGCTTGGCAAACTTTTGACCATCTACATCCAGAATTTGCTAAGGATTGTCGAAATGTTAGATTGGGGTTGGCATCTGACGGGTTTAATCCATTCAACAACATGAGTTCTACACACAGTACTTGGCTTGTAGTTTTAATACCATATAACTTACCTCCGTGGATGTGTATGAAGCAACCGTACTTCATGTTGTCCTTGTTAATACCCGGACCATTCTCTCCTGGGAATAATATTGATGTTTATCTACAGCCTCTAGTTAAAGAATTGACCGAATTGTGGGATTTTGGCATTCAAACTTATGATGcatcccaaaaagaaaattttcaattgcatgTAGCTCTGTTGTGGACCATTAGTGATTTCCCTGGATATGCAATGTTATCTGGCTGGAGCACTAAAGGTGAATATGCTTGTCCTGTTTGTCACAAGTTCACTCATGCACGACGGTTGACTCATAGTTTCAAATATTGCTATATGGGTCATCGGAGATTCTTAGATAGTAAGCATAAATTTAGAAAGCAAGCCCAATTCTTTGATGGCACCGAAGAACATGGAAAGCGACCACCTTTGCAAACCGGGGATATGATTGTGAGTGAATTGGGAGACTTGCAAATTAATTTGGAAAACTTGTGAAAGGTAATCCGAAGCTGCCTTTCAATTGGAAAAAGAGgagtattttctttgaattgccATATTGGAAAGATAATGTCTTAAGACACAATCTTGACTTCATGCACATTGAGAAGAATGTTTGTGAAAATATTTGGGGGATATTGCTGGATATTGAGGATAAAGCAAAGGACCATTATAATTCCCGCCGTGATTTGAGAGAAATGGGAATAAGAAAAGAGCTGCATCCCATTGAGACAGAACCTGGAAAGGTGTACTTACCTCCATCTTCCTTTGCAATGgataaaaaacagaaaactatGTTTTGCAATGTGCTAAAAAAAGTGAAAGTTCCAGATGGTTATGCAGCTAATGTCTCAAGATGCGTTCGAGTAAAACCACCAAGAATTTCAGGGCTTAAAAGTCATGATAATCATATCCTAATGCAGCAATTGATGCCTATAGCTTTGAGAAAGACTTTGCCAAAATCAGTGCGCTATCCTTTGATTCGATTGAGTAGATACTTCAGGCAGCtttgttctaaagttatttGTCCTCAAGATGTGGTTCGTTTGGAAAGTGAAATTGCCGTCATACTCTGCGATCTTGAGAAATGCTTCCCACCAACCTTCTTCGATGTCATGGTGCATTTAGTTGTTCATTTGGCAACTGAAGTGAAATTAGGTGGGCCGGTGTATTATCGTTGGATGTATCCTATAGAGAGGTACTGCTTGTAATTCTCATTATGCCTTAAATGTTTATtccttttttgctttctttgatTTGTGGAACTAATTAGAGAGGTTGGAATGATGATACTTTAGGTACTTAGGAACATTAAAATCTTATGTTCGAAAT
Encoded proteins:
- the LOC113755752 gene encoding uncharacterized protein LOC113755752, whose protein sequence is MGVCVTKMEAYDHLKVVGFIKGYNNWIAHGELSNYNEATSNSENTSIGVSNGTNDMQDLVHDVFGIPHGTNELNREGDIPVSDAEKFYKLIDDSQQDLYSGCKNFSKLSFIIRLLHLKCLGKMSNKIFNTLVELLREAFPKAMTNLPSSYYEAEKLMNTLGLGYEKIDACPNDCSLYWGSAEKRTSCETCNELRWVASENDPTGEKRKIPQKVLWHFPLKSRLQRLFMSSKIASQMRWHEEKRTKDGCMRHPADSPAWQTFDHLHPEFAKDCRNVRLGLASDGFNPFNNMSSTHSTWLVVLIPYNLPPWMCMKQPYFMLSLLIPGPFSPGNNIDVYLQPLVKELTELWDFGIQTYDASQKENFQLHVALLWTISDFPGYAMLSGWSTKGEYACPVCHKFTHARRLTHSFKYCYMGHRRFLDSKHKFRKQAQFFDGTEEHGKRPPLQTGDMIVSELGDLQINLENL